The proteins below are encoded in one region of Brachyspira intermedia PWS/A:
- a CDS encoding YkvA family protein: MSNNENNYNNKEEKVFEPEIVNNDEPYKNKSLNSILSWIPFILALIYTISPVDFIPDVIPIAGWGEDAMFLIVSALHGIQNTVLDKDTSIYKIIKYIKWVSLILTIIFILILVLLIVLVFKVSYN, translated from the coding sequence ATGTCTAATAATGAAAATAATTATAATAATAAAGAAGAAAAGGTATTTGAGCCGGAAATAGTCAATAATGATGAACCTTATAAAAATAAATCTTTAAATTCTATACTTTCTTGGATTCCATTTATACTCGCTTTGATATATACAATTTCCCCTGTTGATTTTATCCCAGATGTTATACCTATTGCCGGTTGGGGTGAAGATGCTATGTTTTTAATAGTATCAGCTTTGCATGGCATTCAAAATACTGTTTTAGATAAAGATACATCTATATATAAGATCATTAAATATATAAAATGGGTTTCATTAATATTAACTATCATATTTATACTGATATTAGTACTTCTTATAGTATTAGTTTTTAAAGTTTCATATAATTAA
- the dnaA gene encoding chromosomal replication initiator protein DnaA has protein sequence MEEINKYWNEFLDIISEDDEFAGVALLKGSVIVADDENKADIVCSGDFTAAHIKKDFLGRIKDFFEDKLGHDIDLDVKVDAELVDKYLNVEEIEESVDNSNNIENTSNKNVLDVSKKENAYGKSNLNDYFRFDNFIQGNNNRYVFEAAKYVSSNPGKEYNPLYIYGSVGIGKTHLLQAIGNSYMQSNPNAKVLYIDGSGFRDEYVSGLQNKKPEIFKKRYKSLDMLLLDDLQLLESAQETSKELFEIFQALDNASKQMVFVSDKPPKELRNIEARLKNRFEKSLILSIEPPQYETRLAIIERKLFDLHTSIDEEVMKYMAENITTDVRKIEGAIRAYLSVRDLMKITPDIEQCEKLDIFKDYFTNKPKLKNATIKEIKKIVADYYGVEISSFESKDRTKFISKARHVAIYLACEYSKKSVTEIGLDFNRDHASVIHARDKVKDELKTGSHLYSEINDIMAGIS, from the coding sequence ATGGAAGAGATAAATAAATATTGGAATGAATTTTTAGATATTATAAGTGAAGATGATGAATTTGCAGGTGTTGCTTTACTCAAAGGCAGCGTTATTGTAGCCGATGATGAAAATAAAGCAGATATAGTATGTTCAGGAGATTTTACTGCAGCACATATAAAAAAAGATTTTTTAGGAAGAATAAAAGATTTTTTTGAAGATAAATTAGGACATGATATAGATTTAGATGTTAAAGTAGATGCTGAACTTGTTGATAAATATTTAAACGTAGAAGAAATTGAAGAATCAGTTGATAATTCTAATAATATTGAAAATACTTCTAATAAAAATGTATTAGATGTTTCCAAAAAAGAAAATGCTTATGGTAAAAGTAATTTAAATGATTATTTCAGATTTGATAATTTTATACAAGGAAATAATAATAGATATGTATTTGAAGCAGCTAAATATGTATCATCTAATCCCGGTAAAGAATATAACCCACTTTATATATATGGAAGTGTAGGTATAGGAAAGACGCATTTACTTCAGGCTATAGGCAATAGTTATATGCAAAGCAATCCTAATGCTAAGGTTCTTTATATAGACGGAAGCGGTTTCAGAGATGAATATGTATCAGGACTTCAGAATAAAAAACCAGAAATTTTCAAGAAAAGATATAAATCTTTAGATATGCTTTTATTAGATGATTTACAGCTTCTTGAAAGTGCTCAGGAAACATCTAAAGAGCTATTTGAAATATTTCAGGCTTTGGATAATGCTTCAAAACAGATGGTATTCGTAAGTGATAAGCCTCCTAAAGAGTTAAGAAACATAGAAGCAAGATTAAAAAATAGATTTGAAAAGAGCCTTATTCTTTCGATAGAACCTCCTCAATATGAAACTAGACTAGCTATAATAGAAAGAAAACTATTTGATTTACATACAAGTATAGATGAAGAAGTTATGAAATATATGGCTGAAAACATTACAACAGATGTTAGAAAGATTGAAGGTGCAATAAGGGCATATTTATCGGTTAGGGATTTAATGAAAATAACTCCTGATATAGAGCAATGCGAAAAACTTGATATATTTAAAGATTATTTCACAAATAAGCCTAAATTAAAGAATGCTACTATAAAAGAGATAAAAAAGATAGTGGCAGATTATTATGGTGTAGAAATATCATCTTTTGAAAGCAAGGATAGAACTAAATTTATATCTAAAGCTAGGCATGTTGCTATATATTTAGCATGCGAATATTCTAAAAAATCTGTTACAGAAATAGGACTTGATTTTAACAGAGATCATGCTTCTGTAATACATGCTAGAGATAAAGTAAAAGATGAATTAAAAACAGGTTCTCATTTATATTCAGAAATCAATGATATAATGGCCGGAATATCATAA
- a CDS encoding nucleotide exchange factor GrpE translates to MEEEIKENSEEKEEANTEAEAVENNEQLEENAENNNEEDEITALKKRIEELENESADMKNKYMYAMAEAENIRKRTAKEKTDSIKRANKGLLLSLLTFMDNFERALKAGEQDSNVQGSEYYKGIELIHKQFIDFMHDNGVTEIESLGEEFDPNVHEALTMIEVPDIDKEKVVEVYAKGYKLNDELLRTAKVVVGKPAAAKE, encoded by the coding sequence ATGGAAGAAGAAATAAAAGAAAATAGTGAAGAGAAAGAGGAAGCAAACACAGAAGCAGAGGCTGTTGAAAATAATGAGCAATTAGAAGAGAATGCTGAAAATAATAATGAGGAAGATGAAATAACTGCTTTGAAAAAAAGAATAGAAGAATTAGAAAATGAATCTGCTGATATGAAAAATAAATATATGTATGCTATGGCAGAGGCAGAAAATATAAGAAAAAGAACTGCTAAAGAAAAAACTGACAGCATAAAAAGAGCAAATAAAGGGTTATTATTATCTCTTTTGACTTTTATGGATAATTTTGAAAGAGCATTGAAAGCAGGCGAGCAAGATTCTAATGTTCAGGGCAGTGAATATTATAAAGGCATAGAATTAATACATAAGCAATTTATAGACTTTATGCATGACAATGGAGTTACTGAAATAGAGTCTTTAGGTGAGGAATTTGATCCTAATGTACATGAAGCATTAACTATGATAGAAGTTCCTGATATAGATAAGGAAAAGGTTGTTGAAGTTTATGCTAAAGGTTATAAATTGAATGATGAACTTTTGAGAACAGCTAAAGTAGTGGTTGGAAAGCCGGCTGCTGCTAAAGAATAA
- the dnaK gene encoding molecular chaperone DnaK: MSKIIGIDLGTTNSCVSVMEGGKPVVITNAEGNRTTPSVVAFTNKGEVLVGQPAKNQMVTNPENTIFSIKRFMGNTYAEVTEERSRMPYTVIEDGGKVKIKTLEGNFTPQEISARILQKMKQTAEEYLGETVTDAIITVPAYFNDSQRQSTKDAGRIAGLNVLRIINEPTAAALAYGMEKKKDEKIAVYDLGGGTFDISILELADGVFEVKSTNGDTHLGGDDFDQAIIDWLIDEFKKDTGVDLNNDKMALQRLKEAAEKAKKEVSSSLQTDINLPYLTADASGPKHLNVSLSRAKFEDLVRDLVEKTRIPCEKALKDAGLSTSDIDEVILVGGSTRVPLVQETVKNIFGKEPNKSVNPDEAVAMGAAVQGGIIKGDVKDVLLLDVTPLSLGIETEGSVMTVLINRNTTIPTNKKQVFSTAADNQSSVTIRVLQGERKMANDNRELGRFDLVGIPPAPRGVPQIEVSFDIDANGIVHVTAKDLGTGKEQKITIASSSGLSEDEINKMVQDAEKHAEEDKKKKEEVEAKNNADHMIYQTEKLLKENGDKLQPSDKSEIESKMSALKSAVDSNNTDSIKRATDDLQAAWSKASEALYKQAGAQQQAQPDAGQQAQQNNSQDSGRKDDGVVDADYEVVDDNDKK; encoded by the coding sequence ATGAGTAAAATAATTGGAATAGATTTAGGAACAACAAATTCATGTGTATCAGTAATGGAAGGTGGTAAACCTGTAGTAATAACAAATGCTGAAGGAAATAGAACAACTCCTTCTGTAGTAGCATTTACAAATAAAGGCGAAGTATTAGTAGGACAGCCTGCTAAAAACCAAATGGTAACTAACCCTGAAAATACAATCTTCTCTATTAAAAGATTTATGGGTAATACTTATGCTGAAGTAACAGAAGAGCGTTCAAGAATGCCTTATACTGTTATAGAAGACGGCGGAAAAGTAAAAATTAAAACTTTAGAAGGAAACTTCACTCCACAAGAAATAAGTGCAAGAATACTTCAAAAGATGAAACAAACAGCAGAAGAATATTTAGGTGAAACTGTAACAGATGCAATCATTACAGTACCTGCATACTTTAATGACAGCCAAAGACAATCTACTAAAGATGCTGGCCGTATTGCTGGACTTAATGTATTAAGAATAATAAACGAGCCTACTGCTGCAGCTTTAGCTTATGGTATGGAGAAAAAGAAAGATGAAAAAATCGCAGTTTATGACTTGGGAGGCGGTACTTTCGATATATCTATACTTGAATTAGCTGATGGTGTATTTGAAGTAAAAAGTACAAACGGTGATACTCACTTGGGCGGTGATGACTTCGACCAAGCTATTATCGATTGGTTAATAGATGAGTTTAAGAAAGATACAGGCGTTGACTTGAATAATGATAAAATGGCTTTACAGAGATTAAAAGAAGCTGCTGAAAAAGCTAAAAAAGAAGTTTCAAGTTCATTACAAACTGATATTAACTTGCCATACTTGACAGCAGATGCATCAGGTCCTAAACACTTGAATGTATCTTTATCAAGAGCAAAATTTGAGGATTTAGTAAGAGATTTAGTAGAAAAAACTCGCATCCCATGTGAAAAAGCATTGAAAGATGCAGGACTTTCTACTAGCGATATAGATGAAGTTATACTTGTTGGAGGTTCTACAAGAGTACCTTTAGTACAGGAAACAGTAAAAAACATATTTGGAAAAGAACCAAATAAAAGCGTAAACCCAGACGAAGCAGTAGCAATGGGTGCTGCAGTACAGGGCGGTATCATTAAAGGTGATGTTAAAGACGTTCTTCTTCTTGACGTTACTCCGCTTTCACTTGGTATTGAAACAGAAGGTTCAGTAATGACTGTTTTAATCAACAGAAACACTACTATACCTACAAACAAAAAACAAGTATTCTCTACAGCAGCAGACAATCAATCATCTGTAACTATTAGAGTATTACAAGGTGAAAGAAAAATGGCTAATGACAACAGAGAGCTTGGAAGATTTGACTTGGTAGGAATACCACCTGCACCAAGAGGCGTACCACAAATCGAAGTTTCATTTGATATTGACGCTAACGGTATCGTACATGTTACAGCTAAAGATTTAGGTACTGGTAAAGAGCAGAAAATAACAATAGCTTCTTCAAGCGGATTAAGTGAAGATGAAATAAACAAAATGGTTCAGGACGCTGAAAAACATGCTGAAGAAGATAAGAAGAAAAAAGAGGAAGTTGAAGCTAAAAACAATGCTGACCATATGATTTATCAGACAGAAAAATTATTGAAAGAAAACGGCGATAAATTACAGCCATCAGATAAGTCTGAAATTGAATCAAAAATGAGTGCATTGAAATCAGCAGTAGATTCTAATAATACAGACAGCATTAAAAGAGCTACAGACGATTTACAAGCAGCATGGAGCAAAGCTTCAGAGGCACTTTATAAACAAGCAGGAGCACAGCAGCAAGCACAGCCTGATGCTGGACAGCAAGCACAGCAAAATAACAGCCAAGATTCAGGCAGAAAAGATGATGGTGTAGTTGATGCTGATTATGAAGTTGTTGATGATAATGACAAAAAATAA
- a CDS encoding ankyrin repeat domain-containing protein, with protein MNVKDNNYDRTALMWASEKGHLEVAEFLKANGAV; from the coding sequence ATAAATGTTAAAGATAATAATTATGATAGAACAGCTTTGATGTGGGCTTCAGAAAAAGGGCATTTAGAAGTAGCTGAATTTTTGAAAGCTAATGGAGCAGTATGA
- a CDS encoding ankyrin repeat domain-containing protein, with protein sequence MKKDVELIEVIKKNDFERVKLLVSKGADINIKNRYGNTPLNTASGFGYFEIVKYLIEHNAENTDALIMASMNGHEKIVKYLIEQGADVDIQDERGETALMNASQNGHYNVVKCLIDNGAKIDIKDNGYQTALMYAANNGYLEIVKYLIDKGADINNENRDGDTALVYASENGHFEVVKYLIEKGSDVVKYSSALWYASKNCHIKIVKLLIDSGADINEEYGYDKRYTVLSYALKEGNTEIVELLKANGAK encoded by the coding sequence ATGAAAAAAGATGTTGAGTTAATAGAAGTTATTAAAAAGAATGATTTTGAAAGAGTAAAATTATTGGTATCAAAAGGTGCTGATATCAATATAAAAAACAGATATGGTAATACTCCTTTAAATACAGCTTCAGGATTTGGTTATTTTGAAATTGTTAAATATTTGATAGAGCATAATGCTGAAAATACTGATGCTTTGATTATGGCTTCTATGAACGGACATGAAAAAATAGTGAAATATTTAATAGAACAGGGAGCAGATGTTGATATTCAAGATGAAAGAGGCGAAACAGCTTTAATGAATGCATCACAAAATGGGCATTATAATGTAGTTAAATGTTTAATTGATAATGGAGCTAAAATTGATATAAAAGACAATGGATATCAAACTGCTTTAATGTATGCAGCAAATAATGGTTATTTGGAAATTGTTAAGTATTTAATTGATAAAGGTGCAGATATTAATAATGAAAATAGGGACGGAGATACTGCTTTAGTATATGCTTCAGAAAATGGACATTTTGAAGTAGTAAAATATTTAATAGAAAAAGGAAGCGATGTAGTAAAATATAGCAGTGCTTTATGGTATGCCTCAAAAAATTGTCATATAAAAATAGTTAAGTTGTTAATAGATTCTGGGGCAGATATAAATGAAGAATATGGATATGATAAAAGATATACAGTTTTAAGTTATGCTTTAAAGGAAGGAAACACAGAAATTGTAGAATTGTTAAAAGCTAATGGTGCTAAATAA
- a CDS encoding YoaK family protein — protein sequence MKNKIIAFIKRKNESIHTTETIYIASILTMVGGFVDAYTYITRGGVFAYAQTGNIIFFAMGLVRKQFKDTLHYFISIVIFVVGIFFALYIKKILNKRKIIEFEYVIILINSILMFIVGILPETFSDTIIVGSISFMSAIFMITFNKVEGLSYVTNMCTGNLRSASENLFKFLFDKDKTGLKKSLMYITILCSFALGAFLGTLFTNMIGIRAIWVASGLLLVVESLMFFEK from the coding sequence GTGAAAAATAAAATTATAGCTTTTATTAAAAGAAAAAATGAATCCATTCATACAACCGAAACTATATATATAGCTTCTATACTTACTATGGTTGGCGGTTTTGTTGATGCCTATACTTATATTACTAGGGGAGGAGTTTTTGCTTATGCTCAAACTGGTAATATAATATTTTTTGCTATGGGTTTGGTGAGAAAACAATTCAAAGATACTCTGCATTATTTTATATCTATTGTAATTTTTGTTGTTGGAATTTTTTTTGCTTTGTATATAAAGAAAATTTTGAATAAAAGAAAGATAATTGAATTTGAATATGTTATCATTTTAATAAATTCTATATTGATGTTTATAGTTGGAATACTTCCTGAAACATTTTCAGATACGATAATTGTAGGAAGTATATCATTTATGTCAGCAATATTTATGATAACATTTAATAAAGTAGAAGGACTTTCTTATGTTACTAATATGTGTACTGGTAATTTGAGATCTGCTTCTGAGAACTTATTTAAATTTTTATTTGATAAAGATAAAACAGGATTAAAAAAAAGTTTAATGTATATTACGATATTATGTTCTTTTGCTTTAGGAGCTTTTTTAGGAACTTTATTTACTAATATGATTGGAATTAGAGCTATATGGGTTGCTTCAGGTTTATTATTAGTAGTTGAAAGTTTAATGTTTTTTGAAAAATAA
- a CDS encoding DnaJ domain-containing protein produces the protein MDKDYYKILDVNIFASNEKIKKSYRELAMKYHPDRTPGDENAHNMFVDINEAYEILSDKEKRMEYNISYLASNKYVVGGLAIAGLGVGLLLGRRKK, from the coding sequence ATGGATAAAGATTATTATAAAATACTTGATGTTAATATATTTGCAAGCAATGAAAAAATAAAAAAATCTTATAGAGAATTGGCTATGAAATATCATCCGGATAGAACCCCCGGTGATGAAAATGCCCATAATATGTTTGTAGATATAAATGAAGCTTATGAAATTTTATCAGATAAAGAAAAGCGTATGGAATATAATATTAGTTATTTAGCCAGCAATAAATATGTTGTTGGCGGTTTAGCAATTGCTGGATTGGGAGTGGGTTTACTTCTTGGAAGAAGAAAGAAATAA
- the dnaJ gene encoding molecular chaperone DnaJ produces MAEKRDYYEVLGVAKTATNDEIKKAYRKLAMQYHPDRNPGNKEAEDKFKEATEAYEILSDEKKRAQYDQFGFQGVHSDFADAYGRGGFDFSSMFGGGGGFGDLDDIFSSFFGGGFSGRGSRSQRRGNDIRHDVTLSLEDAVFGKKMEIKLDKNDTCDVCHGTGAEPGTKTQTCPTCGGSGEVRMAQGFFSVRRTCSRCNGSGSIVTTPCKNCKGSGTVKKTKTISVNIPKGIDDNTQLRVSGEGEAIGGGIAGDLYLYIHVSPHPYFVRDGIDLITEVGINIAQAALGADIYIQTLDKKKVKIKIPAGTNSGQIFKLKGSGATHINRSGRGDLFVVVNIDVSSKLSAEEKRLFNELKKVMPSNDEPTLRKPNKTNW; encoded by the coding sequence ATGGCAGAAAAAAGAGATTATTACGAAGTATTAGGAGTGGCAAAAACTGCTACTAATGATGAAATAAAAAAAGCATATAGAAAATTGGCTATGCAGTATCACCCGGATAGAAATCCCGGAAATAAAGAAGCTGAAGATAAATTTAAAGAGGCTACAGAGGCCTATGAAATATTATCTGATGAGAAAAAAAGAGCACAATACGATCAATTTGGTTTTCAAGGTGTTCATAGTGATTTTGCTGATGCTTATGGCAGAGGCGGTTTTGACTTCTCATCAATGTTCGGTGGCGGCGGCGGATTTGGTGATTTAGATGACATATTCAGTTCATTTTTTGGAGGCGGATTTTCAGGAAGAGGTTCAAGATCTCAAAGACGCGGTAATGATATAAGACATGATGTTACTTTATCTTTAGAAGATGCTGTTTTCGGAAAGAAAATGGAAATCAAATTAGATAAAAATGATACTTGCGATGTTTGTCATGGTACAGGGGCGGAACCCGGCACAAAAACACAAACTTGTCCTACTTGCGGAGGAAGCGGAGAAGTTAGAATGGCTCAGGGATTCTTCAGTGTAAGAAGAACATGCAGCAGATGTAATGGAAGCGGTTCTATAGTAACAACTCCTTGTAAAAACTGTAAAGGAAGCGGCACTGTTAAGAAAACTAAAACTATTTCTGTTAATATTCCTAAAGGTATAGATGATAATACTCAGCTTAGAGTAAGCGGAGAAGGTGAGGCTATAGGCGGAGGAATAGCAGGAGATTTATATTTGTATATACATGTTAGTCCGCATCCTTATTTCGTGAGAGATGGTATAGATTTAATAACAGAAGTTGGCATCAATATTGCACAGGCAGCATTAGGTGCTGATATTTATATACAAACTTTAGATAAAAAGAAAGTTAAAATAAAAATTCCAGCTGGAACTAATAGCGGACAAATATTTAAATTAAAAGGAAGCGGTGCTACTCATATAAACAGATCCGGAAGAGGTGATTTATTTGTTGTAGTTAATATAGATGTTTCATCTAAATTATCTGCTGAAGAAAAAAGATTATTTAATGAGCTTAAAAAGGTTATGCCTTCTAATGATGAACCTACTTTAAGAAAACCTAATAAAACTAATTGGTAA
- a CDS encoding glycosyltransferase — protein MKEIIVLISNASNIKDKSNQFMLNMVEHFYKSSIRITVFSKSFPKNFPAYIARKHLSLLFFKKSAKDIANIAENADAIIAIDFPMNIIASMAKNILIKKRVNKLPVIVWYTLNFQNHLYFQEKKDSKTKLIDKRLMKLDYEHTDNIDIIICGSKKTKDRLLYLHKDIKNIEIIQPYFSPYIFINNNAKKEKDKSIIIFYNKEDSIFKCTAAYAQYLKESDDIYKLKIIGYDKELKENIHKLAIEQYVEFIDEDDNTQIGKEIETANCMIIHNIKDSFYTQLIAAWHYKTLPIIDAKSSSAEIASDDKNALIYDSKNPISIISKIKKMTENKKSYELFMSSIEEMQNTDEILQLISNFNHN, from the coding sequence ATGAAAGAAATTATTGTACTAATATCTAATGCCAGCAATATAAAAGATAAATCTAATCAATTTATGCTTAATATGGTAGAACATTTTTATAAATCATCTATAAGAATAACAGTATTTTCAAAATCATTTCCAAAAAACTTTCCAGCTTATATTGCAAGGAAACATTTATCTTTATTATTTTTCAAAAAGTCAGCAAAAGATATAGCAAATATCGCTGAAAATGCTGATGCCATCATAGCTATAGATTTCCCTATGAATATAATAGCATCTATGGCTAAAAATATTTTGATAAAAAAAAGAGTTAATAAATTGCCTGTAATAGTATGGTATACTTTAAATTTCCAAAATCATTTATATTTTCAGGAGAAAAAAGACAGTAAAACAAAATTAATAGATAAAAGACTTATGAAATTGGATTATGAGCATACTGATAATATTGATATAATAATATGCGGAAGTAAAAAAACAAAAGATAGACTATTATATTTACATAAAGATATAAAAAATATAGAGATAATACAGCCTTATTTTTCTCCTTATATATTTATTAATAATAATGCTAAAAAAGAAAAAGATAAATCAATAATAATCTTCTATAATAAAGAAGATAGTATTTTCAAATGTACAGCAGCTTATGCACAGTATTTGAAAGAAAGCGATGATATATACAAATTAAAAATAATAGGATATGACAAAGAATTAAAAGAAAATATTCATAAATTAGCTATAGAACAATATGTAGAATTCATAGATGAAGATGATAATACTCAAATAGGAAAAGAAATAGAAACCGCAAATTGCATGATAATACATAATATAAAAGATTCTTTCTACACTCAGTTAATAGCTGCTTGGCATTATAAAACATTGCCTATAATAGATGCTAAAAGTTCATCTGCAGAAATAGCTTCTGATGATAAAAATGCATTAATATACGATTCTAAAAATCCAATATCAATAATATCAAAAATTAAAAAGATGACCGAAAATAAAAAATCATATGAATTATTTATGTCATCAATAGAAGAAATGCAAAACACAGATGAAATATTACAATTAATATCTAATTTTAATCATAATTAA